Proteins encoded within one genomic window of Humulus lupulus chromosome 1, drHumLupu1.1, whole genome shotgun sequence:
- the LOC133831000 gene encoding uncharacterized protein LOC133831000, with product MEQLIVSLMKNQNTSTQSEEQSNVNVQSNSHVHSTQSVKNHTFGSKCKILDWIGSGEIIAEGYFISSDPKDEVHHVPLGPSAMKVGIDLVRKNDAFLWRPSTIMSTIEDVVGSIIAWPADKVIIS from the exons atggagcaactcattgtttctttaatgaaaaatcaa aatacatctactcagagtgaggagcaatcaaatgtcaatgttcaatcaaattctcatgttcattccactcag agtgtcaagaaccacacatttggctcaaaatgcaaaatattagattggattggatctggagaaattattgcagaaggttattttatctcaagtgacccaaaggatgaggttcaccatgttcctcttgggcctagtgctatgaaagtggggatagatcttgtgagaaagaatgatgcatttctgtggaggccttcaacaattatgtctactatagaagatgttgtaggtagtataattgcatggccagctgataaagttataattag ctaa
- the LOC133832099 gene encoding actin-related protein 8-like encodes MVLLLAASFGLRRRPVLVLDCCYYFVGFPLWAMFSHMSCLTALETFVGVGLAFSRVFFRAFRTGGALYSVALVIPTNLIIVETIAVVRVVRSVMTIVICGWGSRSIVNATILPFISFPLIALIEALISVGLSSASIVLPYMILQRNSYEDYKSGDKKDVEIESFELAVLQMKNCLFSFPDPNKILRCDRTIQSFAKTGEGGSGYCKYGWSKYAAPSVRSTTFLVRAPSQPVVVSMPILHYDDTESAKASRRQLKEAIYTTLFNMNVLAVCAINQATLALYAARRTSGIVVNIGFQVTSVVPILHGKVMHKVGVEVVGLGALKLIGFLKELMQQNNISFESLYTVRTLKENLCYVAYDYEAELLKDTRASSDAAGEGQFTLSKERFQTGEILFQPRMAGV; translated from the exons ATGGTATTACTGTTGGCTGCTTCATTTGGGTTAAGGCGAAGACCCGTGCTGGTACTAGATTGCTGTTACTATTTTGTCGGCTTTCCATTGTGGGCAATGTTTTCTCATATGTCCTGCCTGACCGCACTTGAAACATTTGTTGGTGTCGGCCTGGCATTCTCCCGTGTGTTTTTTCGAGCATTTAGGACAGGTGGGGCGCTCTACTCTGTTGCTTTGGTGATTCCCACGAATCTGATCATTGTAGAAACTATTGCGGTTGTTAGGGTGGTTCGGAGTGTTATGACTATTGTTATTTGTGGCTGGGGGTCTCGGTCTATTGTCAATGCCACTATTCTGCCCTTCATTAGCTTTCCTCTTATTGCCCTCATTGAAGCCCTTATTTCGGTGGGCCTCTCTTCTGCCAGCATTGTCCTTCCATATATGATCCTCCAA AGAAACAGCTATGAAGATTATAAGTCAGGAGATAAAAAAGATGTAGAGATCGAGTCATTTGAACTTGCAGTCTTGCAG ATGAAAAATTGTCTCTTTTCATTTCCAGATCCTAATAAAATATTACGATGTGATCGAACAATTCAGTCTTTTGCTAAAACAGGGGAAG GTGGCTCTGGCTATTGCAAATACGGTTGGAGCAAGTATGCTGCTCCATCTGTGCGCTCTACTACTTTCTTG GTAAGAGCACCATCACAGCCAGTGGTTGTGTCTATGCCAATATTGCATTATGATG ATACTGAATCTGCAAAAGCATCAAGACGGCAACTCAAGGAAGCTATATATACAACACTATTTAACATGAATGTTCTTGCTGTTTGTGCAATTAATCAG GCAACTTTAGCTTTGTATGCTGCTAGAAGAACTTCAGGAATTGTTGTAAATATTGGGTTTCAAGTCACATCAGTTGTTCCAA TTTTACATGGTAAAGTAATGCACAAAGTGGGTGTGGAGGTTGTGGGACTGGGAGCACTAAAACTTATCGGGTTTCTTAAGGAGTTGATGCAGCAGAACAATATTAGTTTTGAATCGCTGTACACCGTTCGCACTTTGAAAGAG AATCTCTGTTATGTTGCCTATGATTATGAGGCTGAGCTACTCAAAGATACACGAGCATCATCTGACGCAGCAGGAGAAGGTCAGTTCACTCTTTCAAAAGAACGGTTTCAAACAGGAGAAATCTTATTCCAGCCACGAATGGCAGGAGTGTAA